The following proteins come from a genomic window of Lycium ferocissimum isolate CSIRO_LF1 chromosome 4, AGI_CSIRO_Lferr_CH_V1, whole genome shotgun sequence:
- the LOC132052700 gene encoding photosystem I subunit O — protein MAATMSTVVGLASSSLSGVSSPKKTCLSSGFLRSPVTARNPLRVAQASGGRVTCFQRDWLRRDLNVIGFGLIGWLAPSSIPAIDGKSLTGLFFESIGTELSHFPTPPALTSQFWLWLVCWHLGLFICLTFGQIGFKGRTEDYFSK, from the exons ATGGCAGCAACAATGTCCACTGTTGTAGGCTTAGCTAGCTCATCTCTTTCTGGAGTTTCTTCTCCAAAGAAGACTTGCCTCAGCTCAG GCTTCCTGAGATCACCAGTGACAGCAAGAAACCCTTTAAGGGTAGCACAAGCTTCAGGAGGCAGAGTTACATG ttttcaaaGAGACTGGCTGAGGAGAGACTTGAATGTGATTGGATTTGGTTTGATTGGATGGTTGGCTCCTTCAAGCATTCCAGCAATCGATGGCAAGAGTCTAACTGGGCTTTTCTTTGAAAGCATTGGCACTGAACTCTCTCACTTCCCCACTCCACCTGCTCTCACTTCTcaattctg GCTATGGTTGGTGTGCTGGCACTTGGGCTTGTTCATCTGCCTGACTTTTGGACAAATTGGTTTCAAGGGAAGGACCGAGGATTATTTCTCAAAGTAG
- the LOC132052702 gene encoding mRNA-decapping enzyme-like protein — MSTQQQNNGKLMPNLDQNSTKLLNLTVLQRIDPFIEEILITAAHVTLYEFNIDNSQWSRKDVEGSLFVVKRSTQPRFQFIVMNRRNTDNLVEDLLGDFEYEIQVPYLLYRNSTQEVNGIWFYNQRECEEVANLFDRILGAYSKVPTKSKVPLTKSEFEELEAVPTMAVIDGPLEPSSSTASNAPHLPEDNSFVNFFSNAMTIGNASSTTVQGQLYHSSPAIIPPPRPPASVPPSSAPALIPSPPLSTSSLLRPLFDAPDSDTSAKWSSNLVKPSSFFGPPTVSSPLMPPVSSSVPTAPPLLPLGNLQRPYGAPLLQPFPPPTPPPSLTPTSAATPNYGPVVSRDKVREALVMLVQDDQFIDMVYRAVLNAHHS, encoded by the exons atgtcaACGCAACAACAGAACAATGGTAAATTAATGCCGAATCTGGACCAGAACAGCACAAAGCTCCTAAACTTAACTGTTCTTCAAAGGATTGATCCTTTCATTGAAGAAATACTCATCACTGCTGCTCATGTTACCCTCTACGAATTCAATATTGATAACTCCCAATGG AGTCGAAAGGATGTCGAAGGATCTCTATTTGTTGTCAagag GAGTACTCAACCTCGGTTCCAGTTTATTGTTATGAACCGCAGAAATACAG ATAATTTGGTGGAGGATCTGTTGGGGGATTTTGAGTATGAGATCCAGGTTCCATATTTGTTGTATCGAAACTCTACCCAAGAAGTTAACGGAATATGGTTTTATAATCAGCGGGAATGTGAAGAAGTTGCAAATCTCTTTGACAG GATACTCGGTGCGTATTCCAAGGTGCCTACCAAGTCAAAAGTACCATTGACGAAGAG TGAATTTGAAGAGCTGGAAGCAGTTCCAACCATGGCTGTAATCGATGGTCCTCTGGAGCCGTCATCGTCTACTGCCTCAAACGCTCCGCATCTCCCTGAGGACAATTCCTTTGTGAACTTCTTCAGT AACGCTATGACAATTGGGAATGCTTCTAGTACTACAGTGCAAGGGCAGCTATACCACTCATCTCCAGCGATCATACCTCCACCTCGTCCTCCTGCTTCTGTTCCTCCCTCTTCAGCACCTGCCCTGATTCCATCTCCTCCTCTTTCAACTTCTTCCCTTTTGAGGCCCCTCTTTGATGCTCCTGATTCAGACACCAGTGCTAAATGGTCTTCAAATCTGGTGAAGCCATCATCTTTTTTTGGTCCTCCAACTGTCTCTTCTCCGCTGATGCCTCCCGTTTCTTCATCTGTGCCCACTGCTCCTCCACTTCTTCCCCTTGGGAATCTCCAGCGCCCTTATGGAGCTCCTTTGCTTCAACCATTTCCTCCTCCCACTCCTCCTCCATCTCTCACTCCTACTTCTGCTGCTACGCCAAACTATGGACCTGTTGTTAGCAGAGACAAAGTGCGTGAAGCACTTGTAATGCTTGTTCAG GACGATCAATTCATAGACATGGTATACCGGGCAGTGCTGAATGctcatcattcataa
- the LOC132052703 gene encoding OVARIAN TUMOR DOMAIN-containing deubiquitinating enzyme 6-like, producing the protein MTRILVQRGSTSSSSSNQNRSSVSHPGSSASSSALTQPQASSTSQVLSAPKDDELVGEFPESIVLDEFSVGSLNHKGDDDDASVQSFGCDRTLPEEKIIDNEKISDGVFVCGDSVKGSSGSRVEVVENEGTSVPGAKDSSCPPPPPPPVPPPKPASLSPSPRKFSLGSSNAVRIGSSREFVGQPNVSTRTSPNGSRPSSPRSHCESEGYNSADEQNPNFGSSRNDVEREHQFEIDIRRAKGLEVKKMREDGNCLFRAVADQVYGDSEAYDLVRQMCIDYMERERDHFSQFITEGFTSYCKRKRRDKVFGNNAEIQALSEMYNRPIHIYSYSIEPMNTFHGSYNSDSPPIRLSYHHGKHYNSLVDPRRLSVGAGLGFSSLRGKNVDKDKVKAAIKAQQDQQIDNALLAEGRFYSDLELTEKEMERMVIEASRAEYIAHDNKFRQQLSRRESSTSDAEPSSSGTRSSGSEKRQEAAREPCSPDSAFSDCIQVMLSMGFSYPRVIEAYSIFGDDVDSMVCYLIETSSSSRRKGKATE; encoded by the exons ATGACAAGGATACTTGTTCAGCGAGGTTCTACTTCATCGTCGTCGTCAAACCAGAACAGGTCGTCAGTTTCACACCCTGGATCATCTGCCTCTTCTTCAGCTTTAACACAGCCACAGGCTTCTAGCACTAGTCAAGTACTATCAGCTCCGAAAGATGATGAGTTGGTGGGAGAATTTCCGGAATCGATTGTCTTGGATGAGTTTTCAGTTGGTTCCTTGAATCACAaaggtgatgatgatgacgctTCAGTACAAAGCTTTGGCTGTGACCGGACTCTCCCTGAAGAAAAGATTATTGACAATGAGAAGATAAGTGATGGTGTTTTTGTCTGCGGGGACTCCGTAAAAGGATCTAGTGGTTCAAGAGTTGAGGTAGTGGAAAATGAGGGAACTTCTGTGCCGGGGGCTAAAGATAGTTCTTGTCCGCCTCCACCTCCACCACCTGTCCCACCTCCTAAACCAGCTTCACTAAGCCCTAGTCCAAGGAAATTTTCATTGGGCAGTTCAAATGCAGTACGGATAGGATCATCTAGGGAATTTGTTGGGCAGCCTAATGTGTCAACTAGGACTTCACCTAATGGATCTAGGCCATCCTCTCCGCGGTCACACTGCGAAAGTGAAGGTTATAATAGTGCAGATGAGCAGAATCCCAACTTTGGATCCTCACGCAATGATGTG GAGAGAGAGCACCAGTTTGAAATTGATATAAGAAGAGCCAAAGGCTTAGAAGTTAAGAAAATGCGGGAAGATGGGAACTGCCTCTTCCGTGCAGTTGCTGACCAAGTATATGGTGATTCTGAAGCTTATGATTTGGTCAGGCAGATGTGCATCGACTACATG GAGCGCGAAAGAGACCACTTCTCTCAGTTTATAACTGAAGGATTCACATCCTATTGCAAGAGAAAAAGGAGAGACAAG GTTTTCGGCAACAATGCGGAAATCCAAGCATTATCTGAGATGTATAATCGCCCTATCCATATATACTCTTACAGCATTG AACCAATGAACACGTTCCATGGAAGTTACAACTCAGACAGCCCTCCTATCCGTCTCAGTTATCATCATGGAAAGCATTACAACTCCCTTGTTGATCCTCGCCGATTATCAGTTGGTGCCGGGCTTGGGTTTAGCTCTCTGCGAGGG AAAAACGTCGACAAGGATAAAGTAAAAGCTGCAATTAAAGCTCAACAGGACCAACAGATTGATAAC GCGCTTCTAGCTGAAGGACGCTTTTACTCAGATCTTGAGCTCACTGAAAAGGAGATGGAACGTATGGTGATTGAAGCTTCCAGGGCTGAGTATATTGCgcatgataataagttcaggcAACAGCTTAGTCGTCGAGAATCTTCCACATCTGATGCTGAGCCATCATCTTCAGGAACTA GGTCATCAGGAAGTGAGAAACGACAGGAAGCTGCACGAGAACCCTGTTCGCCGGATTCTGCCTTCAGCGACTGCATCCAGGTTATGCTGTCAATGGGTTTCAGCTATCCACGAGTAATTGAGGCTTATAGCATATTTGGGGATGATGTAGATTCTATGGTTTGTTATCTCATAGAAACCAGCTCTAGCAGCAGGCGCAAAGGAAAAGCAACTGAATGA